A part of Periophthalmus magnuspinnatus isolate fPerMag1 chromosome 14, fPerMag1.2.pri, whole genome shotgun sequence genomic DNA contains:
- the cldn7b gene encoding claudin-7-B, with protein MANSGLQILGFALALLGLIGLIIGTILPQWKMSAYVGDNIITAVAMYEGLWMSCAFQSTGQIQCKVYDSILQLNSALQATRALMIVSIIVTAAGLGVACMGMKCTTCGGDDKAKKSKIAMAGGIILVVGSLCSIVACSWYAHDIIQAFYNPFTPVNTKYEFGSAIFIAWAGAFLVIIGGGMLAASCPRGKSVSAPRYPRAPSSSKEYV; from the exons ATGGCAAACTCAGGTCTCCAGATCTTAGGCTTTGCTCTGGCTCTGTTGGGCCTGATTGGACTGATCATTGGGACCATCCTGCCCCAGTGGAAGATGTCCGCTTATGTTGGAGACAACATCATCACGGCCGTGGCCATGTATGAAGGACTGTGGATGTCCTGCGCGTTTCAGAGCACAGGACAGATCCAGTGCAAAGTGTACGACTCCATCCTGCAGCTCAACA GTGCCCTTCAGGCAACACGTGCCCTCATGATTGTGAGCATTATTGTAACGGCTGCTGGTTTGGGTGTAGCCTGCATGGGAATGAAGTGCACTACCTGTGGAGGAGATGACAAAGCAAAGAAATCCAAAATTGCAATGGCTGGTGGAATTATCCTGGTGGTCGGAT CTTTGTGCTCAATTGTTGCCTGCTCGTGGTACGCTCACGACATTATCCAAGCCTTCTACAACCCCTTCACCCCTGTCAACACAAA GTATGAGTTTGGTTCTGCTATCTTCATCGCCTGGGCCGGAGCCTTCCTCGTCATCATTGGGGGTGGAATGCTGGCTGCGTCTTGTCCACGGGGCAAATCTGTATCTGCACCCAGGTATCCCCGAGCTCCTAGCAGCAGCAAGGAGTACGTGTAA